The following are encoded in a window of Naumovozyma castellii chromosome 8, complete genome genomic DNA:
- the ADE2 gene encoding phosphoribosylaminoimidazole carboxylase ADE2 (ancestral locus Anc_5.455) codes for MDQRIVGILGGGQLGRMLVEAANRLNIRTIVLDAPNSPAKQISNSSEHVDGSYTNPQDIEKLAAKCDVLTIEIEHVDVLTLQSVQLTYPNLKIYPTPETIQLIQDKYIQKEHLMKNGINVVESVPILESTESNLVRIGERFDYPFMLKSRTFAYDGRGNFVVKKPEDIPNALKTLKDSPLYAEKWSLFTKELAVMVIRSVNGQVFSYPVVETVHEDNMCHLCYAPARVPDSVQLKAKLLAENAIKSFPGCGIFGVEMFYLENGEILVNEIAPRPHNSGHYTIDACVTSQFEAHLRAILDLPLPKGFTSLSTNSTNAIMLNIIGDKEEKDAELRICKRALNTPGCSVYLYGKESRPKRKIGHVNVISSSMGECERKLSSLLIEDEAPIETSAVERMEANDQEKPIVGIIMGSDSDLPVMSAGCKLLEEFGVPIEVTIVSAHRTPHRMSKYAIEASKRGIKAIIAGAGGAAHLPGMVAAMTPLPVIGVPVKGSCLDGVDSLHSIVQMPRGVPVATVGINNSINAALLAIRILGGFDFQYQTKMNKFLLKQEEEVLEKANIMEDIGYQKYLASMKR; via the coding sequence ATGGATCAAAGAATAGTCGGTATATTAGGGGGTGGACAACTAGGCAGAATGCTTGTTGAAGCGGCCAATCGTTTGAATATACGTACTATCGTACTTGATGCTCCAAACTCTCCAGCGAAGCAAATTAGTAACAGCTCTGAACATGTCGATGGATCGTACACTAACCCacaagatattgaaaagttaGCTGCTAAGTGTGATGTTTTGACTATCGAGATTGAACATGTGGATGTGTTGACGTTGCAAAGTGTGCAATTAACTtatccaaatttgaaaatatatcCAACTCCGGAGACAATTCAGTTAATCCAAGACAAATACATACAAAAGGAacatttaatgaagaatggAATTAATGTAGTAGAAAGTGTACCGATTTTAGAATCAACAGAGTCAAACCTCGTTCGCATAGGTGAACGATTTGATTATCCATTTATGTTGAAATCAAGAACATTTGCCTACGATGGTAGAGGAAATTTTGTTGTTAAGAAACCTGAGGACATTCCTAATGCATTGAAGACTCTCAAAGACTCTCCATTATACGCAGAAAAATGGTCACTATTCACTAAAGAATTAGCTGTCATGGTAATACGTTCTGTGAATGGCCAAGTATTCTCGTATCCCGTGGTAGAAACAGTTCATGAAGATAATATGTGCCATCTATGTTACGCCCCCGCTAGAGTACCTGATTCCGTACAGCTAAAGGCCAAACTTTTGGCTGAAAATGCCATTAAATCTTTCCCAGGTTGTGGTATATTTGGAGTGGAAATGttttatttggaaaatggtGAAATACTAGTGAATGAAATTGCTCCTAGACCACATAATTCAGGTCATTATACAATTGATGCATGTGTGACATCCCAATTTGAAGCTCATTTGAGGGCAATTCTAGATTTACCTTTGCCTAAAGGTTTTACCTCACTATCCACCAATAGTACTAATGCTATTatgttgaatattattggagataaagaagagaaggaTGCAGAGTTAAGAATATGTAAACGTGCATTGAACACGCCAGGTTGCTCTGTATATCTTTATGGAAAGGAATCAAGACCGAAGAGAAAAATCGGTCATGTTAACGTCATTAGTTCTTCGATGGGAGAATGTGAAAGAAAGCTATCctcattattaattgaagatgaagcCCCTATCGAAACTTCTGCTGTAGAACGAATGGAAGCCAACGATCAAGAAAAACCTATTGTTGGGATAATAATGGGTTCAGATTCCGATTTGCCAGTAATGTCGGCAGGATGTAAACTCTTAGAGGAATTTGGGGTTCCAATTGAGGTTACCATTGTTTCTGCTCATAGAACCCCGCATAGAATGAGTAAATATGCTATTGAAGCCTCAAAGAGGGGTATTAAGGCAATAATTGCTGGTGCCGGAGGGGCAGCACATTTGCCAGGAATGGTGGCAGCCATGACTCCTCTTCCTGTCATCGGTGTGCCTGTTAAAGGGTCATGTCTTGACGGTGTTGACTCTCTGCATTCGATCGTTCAAATGCCAAGAGGTGTCCCAGTAGCTACTGTTGGGATTAATAATAGTATTAATGCAGCTCTTTTGGCTATTAGAATATTAGGTGGCTttgattttcaatatcaaaccaagatgaataaatttctaCTTAAACAAGAGGAGGAAGTCTTAGAAAAGGCGAACATTATGGAGGATATTGGATATCAAAAATACCTGGCGTCTATGAAAAGGTAG
- the AFI1 gene encoding Afi1p (ancestral locus Anc_5.457) yields MLLRPVTLKSERQSRLSTKHSTTQQHNVEYIISAEFDNILGPIVKYQYPKTIPGFKFSSNGELSPDGPQNIASLMIPNNVEKVPGKSDFTTFILYHNKYTQNYQLFPPPTYSNKASEKSNVLATVERKRYSIVLEEEELESDLTKNKKDDLDTLFFFNVVNTKLDKTNDRGAIIRSLAIGTTLKNYIIFKPILTMTLDYYMSSPRGASLQTVIDLFNIINSVDLSIVTKFNSNVGMQRILGSITNQKMINRIFDPNENILKTILKLNDLKPIDSFGNKIIFHEQLISYYFTRFHPIALPTYFKKIPLQINLVKSDPIPIFTNYNSHILKFLEQFIPLLMKTDMTKNYSWKLIINSLHETKDVLGDFVMSLANFVRCFFGKDNKYYNGQYILIFPYMDISIVDKLRDFFSPISEYSQAFAIIGTDNPIFQLHSDIWDYYYDLDGQILYDSQTNPEKFTLRQELKNSSTSLKKLFAKPYNLTTTNSNDGTSTGTFSNLSLHFKNNSINSNRMGLMQKFILYLMEGHHDNETTLAVFKRVNLLQLVFLLNTPKLDSQVQQHEAEMTLQDEYLTTYKDFIIFPEFFVYSTLHLLHLITSFEYNLNILLGLGDGPASNEKKYTQLTQILDIVTELNLFISMNKSNLESFINLCFNYPSIEICQMYDLKKQDFSNVNMSTVLSLQKHHNENVKSVLNEVEVVDAFIKNFSIGLFTTFLTQVGGESIEKKLSHIEPSLSTSSKGKILRSKSLRRFLHMSTSERRMSSSQSPTVNTLMENKITASLKETSSTVVEKRIQKIKQIIIKLLSKIEKHPLGALLIESDMSAKTKTIYGNLKMNFLPSTPILKPSSSFSNESPTLSPNRSELLKELNMIEEQQNKFNIHHNVGNSENHV; encoded by the coding sequence ATGTTACTGCGTCCGGTAACATTAAAATCGGAACGTCAAAGCAGACTTTCCACAAAACATTCTACCACCCAACAGCACAATGTAGAATACATAATTTCGGcagaatttgataatatatTGGGACCCATAGTTAAGTATCAATATCCAAAGACAATCCCTGGTTTTAAGTTTTCATCCAATGGTGAATTAAGCCCCGATGGTCCACAAAATATAGCAAGTTTGATGATACCTAATAACGTCGAGAAAGTACCAGGAAAATCTGATTTTACCACTTTTATATTATATCATAATAAGTACACTCagaattatcaattatttcCGCCACCAACGTACTCTAATAAGGCCAGTGAGAAAAGTAACGTTTTGGCCACGGTCGAGAGGAAAAGATACAGTATAGTCttagaagaggaagaattggaatctGATCTtacaaagaataaaaagGATGATTTGGATACTCTGTTTTTCTTTAACGTTGTAAATACAAAGCTAGACAAGACCAATGACAGAGGGGCCATAATAAGATCATTAGCCATTGGAacaactttgaaaaattatatcattttcaagCCTATTCTAACAATGACTTTGGATTACTATATGTCATCACCTAGGGGAGCATCTTTACAGACAGTAATCgatcttttcaatattataaatAGCGTGGACCTCTCCATTGTgacaaaatttaattctaatGTTGGAATGCAAAGGATATTAGGATCAATAAcaaatcaaaaaatgatTAATAGGATATTTGATCCTAATGAAAATATACTCAAAACTATTCTAAAGCTAAATGATTTAAAACCGATTGATTCCTTTGGTAATAAGATCATATTTCATGAGCAACTGATTAGTTATTATTTTACACGTTTTCATCCAATTGCACTCCCTAcatatttcaagaaaattcCTTTACAAATTAATCTTGTAAAAAGTGACCCAATACCCATTTTTACCAATTACAACAGccatattttaaaatttttggaaCAATTCATACCTCTATTAATGAAAACTGATATGACGAAGAATTACTCATGGAAACTAATTATCAATTCATTGCATGAAACAAAAGATGTATTGGGAGATTTTGTCATGTCCTTGGCAAATTTTGTTCGCtgtttctttggaaaagataataaatattacaaTGGTCAATATATATTGATATTTCCTTATATGGACATATCAATTGTTGATAAACTACGAGATTTTTTTAGTCCCATTTCTGAATATTCACAAGCTTTTGCAATTATTGGAACGGATAATCCTATATTCCAATTGCACTCTGATATATGggattattattatgatttaGACGGTCAAATCCTTTATGATTCTCAAACTAATCCAGAAAAATTTACCCTCCGACAGGAGTTAAAAAATAGTTCTAcctctttgaagaaattatttgcTAAACCATATAACTTAACAACGACTAATAGTAATGATGGAACTTCCACCGGGACATTTAGCAATCTATCTCTtcattttaaaaataattctatAAATTCCAACAGGATGGGATTAATGCAAAAGTTTATCCTATACCTTATGGAGGGGCACcatgataatgaaactaCGTTAGCGGTTTTCAAAAGAGTTAATCTCTTACAGTTAGTTTTCCTATTAAACACTCCAAAACTAGACTCTCAAGTACAACAACACGAGGCAGAAATGACGTTACaagatgaatatttgaCCACATACAaagatttcattatatttccAGAATTTTTCGTCTATTCCACATTACATTTATTGCATTTAATAACTTCATTTGAATACAATCTTAATATTCTATTAGGTTTGGGAGATGGACCTGcatcaaatgaaaaaaaatataccCAATTGACTCAAATTCTCGATATTGTGACGGAGTTAAATTTGTTTATATCCATGAATAAATCAAATCTAGAAAGCTTTATTAACCTTTGCTTCAATTACCCCTCAATTGAAATCTGTCAAATGtatgatttgaaaaagcaAGATTTTAGTAACGTAAATATGAGCACCGTATTGAGCCTTCAAAAACATCATAATGAGAATGTCAAATCAGTTCTAAATGAGGTAGAAGTCGTGGATGCATTTATCAAAAACTTTAGCATTGGCCTATTTACTACATTTCTAACGCAAGTGGGTGGtgaatccattgaaaaaaaacttTCCCACATAGAACCATCTTTATCAACGAGTAGCAAGGGCAAAATTCTTAGATCAAAATCACTGAGGCGGTTTTTGCATATGAGTACTTCCGAACGGAGAATGTCATCATCACAATCACCAACCGTAAATACTTTGAtggaaaacaaaataacCGCGTCTTTAAAAGAGACATCCTCTACCGTAGTTGAGAAGAGAATACAGAAGatcaaacaaataattataaaaCTACTTTCGAAGATTGAGAAGCACCCTTTAGGTGCACTACTTATAGAATCAGATATGTCAGCCAAAACGAAAACCATATATGGAAActtgaaaatgaattttcttCCATCAACACCAATTCTcaaaccttcttcttcattttcaaacgAGTCTCCTACGCTTTCACCAAATAGAAGCGAACTTCTAAAGGAGCTAAACATGattgaagaacaacaaaacaaatttaatattCATCATAATGTGGGGAATTCAGAAAATCAcgtttga
- the ORT1 gene encoding Ort1p (ancestral locus Anc_5.461) yields the protein MNAVEEGGFGAALREILAGSIAGAIGKFIEYPFDTVKVRLQTQEAYMFPSTWSCIKYTYENEGILEGFYQGIESPLIGAALENAILFLAYNQCSSFLNAFTEFSAFLIILISAGFAGSCASFVLTPVELIKCKLQISNLHYSLHDNDGEQQDEEDEDQGMVIGEGRHTRIIPTIKSIIKEKGLFGLWQGQSSTFIRESIGSVVWFATYELMKQTLRDPKSEVNTTWQLLISGATAGLAFNGSVFPADTVKSIMQTEHLALMETVRSILERDGVAGFYRGLGITLLRAVPSNAAVFYTYEKLSKIL from the coding sequence ATGAATGCTGTCGAAGAAGGAGGATTTGGAGCCGCCCTACGAGAGATTCTTGCGGGTTCCATCGCAGGTGCCATCGGTAAATTCATAGAATATCCATTCGATACAGTAAAGGTTAGATTACAAACACAAGAAGCATACATGTTTCCCAGCACATGGTCATGTATCAAATATACATACGAGAATGAAGGTATACTGGAAGGATTCTACCAAGGTATCGAGTCGCCCTTGATTGGGGCGGCTTTGGAAAATGCTATCCTATTTTTGGCTTACAATCAATGTTCTTCATTTCTAAATGCGTTCACTGAATTCTCAGCGTTTCTGATTATTTTAATATCTGCTGGTTTTGCTGGTTCGTGTGCCAGTTTCGTCTTGACTCCTGTCGAGTTGATTAAATGTAAGTTACAGATCTCGAATCTACATTACTCATTGCATGATAATGATGGCGAGCAACAGGATGAGGAGGATGAGGATCAGGGAATGGTAATAGGGGAGGGAAGACATACTCGTATAATACCAACGATTAAATCTATTATTAAAGAGAAGGGACTTTTTGGACTCTGGCAAGGTCAATCAAGTACTTTTATTAGGGAGTCCATAGGGAGTGTTGTCTGGTTTGCAACTTATGAATTAATGAAGCAGACCTTGAGAGATCCCAAGAGCGAAGTGAATACTACGTGGCAGTTATTGATTAGTGGGGCAACGGCTGGTTTAGCATTTAATGGTAGTGTATTCCCAGCAGACACTGTAAAGTCAATAATGCAAACAGAACACCTTGCATTGATGGAGACTGTTAGATCGATACTAGAGAGAGATGGGGTAGCTGGCTTCTATCGAGGATTGGGTATTACTTTACTTAGAGCAGTACCTTCAAATGCCGCAGTCTTCTATACTTACGAAAAATTATCCAAAATTCTTTAA
- the NCAS0H02180 gene encoding ribosomal protein P2 (ancestral locus Anc_5.462) yields the protein MKYLAAYLLLVQGGNASPSAADIKAVIDSVGLEVDEARINALLSSLEGKGSLDEIIAAGAQKFASVPAGGVATGGAAAAGASSGAAGEAAAEKEEEAKEESDDDMGFGLFD from the coding sequence atgaaatACTTAGCTGCTTACTTATTATTGGTCCAAGGTGGTAATGCTTCGCCATCTGCTGCCGACATCAAGGCCGTCATCGACTCTGTCGGTTTGGAAGTTGATGAAGCTAGAATCAACGCCTTGTTGTCCTCTTTGGAAGGTAAGGGTTCCCTAGATGAAATCATTGCTGCTGGTGCTCAAAAGTTCGCTTCTGTCCCAGCTGGTGGTGTTGCCACTGGTGGTGCCGCTGCTGCCGGTGCTTCCTCTGGTGCTGCTGGTGAAGCTGCTGCcgaaaaggaagaagaagctaaGGAAGAATCCGATGACGACATGGGTTTCGGTTTATTCGATTAA